The nucleotide window ACCACCTTCGTGACCAAATAGCCGCCGGGCGCTTCCAGGGGCACCATGTCCTCGGACGCCGAGCCCGGCGCCGGGTGCAGGACCAACGGCGCGTTGTCGTTTTGGTCCTTGACGAAGACATTGACGGTGCAGGCGGCGGTGAACGGGGGCTCGCCGCCGTCGCGGGCTTCCACCTTGATTCGGAAGTATACCGACTCTTCGTGATCCAAAACCCGCGACGTGAAAATGTCTCCCGTGTCCTCGTCGATGGTGAGAAAGGACGACACCTCCCAATCGGTCTCTTTGGATATCCGGTacgttagcttagcattagACGCGGCGTCCGCATCCTGCGCCGCCACCCTCGTCACCGACGTCCCGGCGGGTAGGTTTTCCGGGACGTCGGCGGTGTACTCGCGCTGCGCGAAAGTAGGGGGGTTGTCGTTGATGTCGTCGATGGCTACGGTCAAAACTTTGACGCTCTCCAGTGGGGGAGAGCCCGAGTCGGCGGCCGTGATGGTAACGTTGTACTCCGAGCGGAGCTCTCTGTCTAGTGGCTGGGCCGTTACTAACATGTAATAGTTTTTCACTTCCGACACGATCTGAAACGGGACGTCGTCGGAAACGGAGCAGGCGACGTCCCCACCGTCCGTGTCGTAGACGTTGACCAGGGCCACCATCGTCCCGGTCTGGGCATCTTCCGGGACCTTCGCCGACGCCGATTTGATTTCGATCACGGGTCGGTTGTCGTTGACGTCCACCACGTCGACGACGAGCTTGCAATGGGAGGCCTGGCCGCCTCCGTCTTTAGCCTGCACGTCCACCTCGTGCGTCCTGGCCCGCTCGTAGTCGATGACGCCCGCCACTCGAACTTCGCCCATCTGGGGGTCGATGTGAAAGACGCCCCTCGTCTCATCCGTCAGATGACTGAACGAGTAGGTCACCTCTCCGTACGAACCGTCGTCCGAGTCTGTGGCGTCGAGTCGTGCGATCAGCGTCCCCGCGGGGGAGTTTTCCGGAACGGACGCTCTGTAAACCCGTTGGCTGAAGACCGGGGCGTTGTCGTTGGCGTCCAAAACGCGGACGCGGACGGTGGCGGTCCCCGTCCTGGCCGGACTCCCGCGGTCGATGCCGTCGATCTTCAGCACGTGTTCCGCTTGCTCCTCCCGGTCCAACGCCTTTTTGAGAACTAGCTCTGGGTAGGCCTTCCCATTTATTTGGGTGCTGGTTTCCAGGCTGAAATGTTGATTTGGGCTCAGTTTGTACTCCCTGACCGAGTTGGTGCCCAGGTCGGGGTCACGGGCACTCTCCAGCGGAAAGCGGCTCCCGAGGACGGTGGATTCCGCCAGATCCAGACGGATCTCCTCGGCCGCGAAGACCGGAGCGTTGTCGTTGATGTCAGTCACGTCCAAAATGAGACCAAACGCCCGGAGGGGGTCTTGCagcaaaagctgatggtggacGGTGCAAACGCTCGCTTGCCCGCAAAGCTCCTCTCGGTCGACGCGTCGGCTGATCAAGAGGTCACCGGTCGCGGAATCCAGCTCGCAGAGGCGGCCACCTCCATCAGCGGCGATGACGCGGGCCCGGCGGTCGCCCAGCTCCCTCGCCGGAAGCCCCAGATCCCGCGCCACGTTCCCAATCGCGGAACCGATCGGCATCTCCTCGGGGAGGACGTAACGCACCTCCGCGGATGCCGGCAAAAAAAGCAGGCAGAAGACGAGGAATTGTTTAGCTGGTTGAAAACGGATTCCGCGCTCCATGTTTGGAGTCTGTCCAAAGCTCACGGAGccgaattttttaaaaaaaagccaactAAATCTCAATCATGCCAAGGCGAATATTCCACTGCAAAGCAACGCTGCTGCTgcttctgctgctgctgcagccGAGTTACTCATGCTCTATTAGGGAAGCTGTCCGCTTGGATTCTTCTATTCCCATCCCATCCCATCCCAtccatatctctctctctctcacccacaCATGCAATTTTTCGCTGCCTCCGCCacgcttacacacacacacacacacaggctttTTCTCTGCCTCCATCTCTCatacacaaccacacacacacacatgcgctgATGCGCACAGCCTTGAGCCCTCAGCCAATGCTCCAGTTTCACTGACACACTTAGAGCAGAACACGTCATgcacaaatgaaatattatgaGAGCGTCGCCACGAGGACAACGAGACCATTACAACAAAAAGACGCAGTACGATTGCTCTTTTCAGCTGTTTTAGATGCTGTGACAAATCATACAAACTATGCCCTTTTTCCACTAACATAAAATATAGTGGTATGTATAATTATGTAAATAATGGCATTTGATTTGGAGATGATCAGTGTTTGCACCAAAAACACTGATTTCAATAATGGCCAatccttttccccccaaaaattatttggggcatttccaatCTGTTTTcacattatttaaaaacatgGTTGAGCATTTTAATCGGGattccaaaaaatatatttggggGGGCACAACAGTGCCATGGCTGAACTCATtaaattgtctttatttttccacCTTTTGTTTAAATTGAGCTCTTAAATTAGAGGTCAAATTAATGTCTGTTTTAATCAGGGGTGTTTAGCtaattttacctaaaaaaaaaaagaataggatTGATTGAAAACACTAAAATGGTTCActgtaaaatggaaaatatgaattgagaTGATGCAGGACTTGAACTATAAATTAATAATCATGAATATAAACTTCTGTGGAGTTAAATTATCCCCAGAGAtagaattataataataataagctcCATATGTGGgggaaaggaaaagaaaaagatcaAATGGAGGAGAGATAAGACGGATATAAGCTCAAATTAGAATATATCAATCGAGTAAAGATCAAGCAAAGTAAGCATGTGCTTTTCTTCATACCTCAGGTGAACTTTCGCCATGTCCAAACATCTCATCAAAGTCACTTGGACTTTTCTTCAGCGTCTGCTCGGCAGGCAAAGTGTTGTCATTGTAAGAAGACACAAATTTGAAGTCGCTGGTCCTGGAACCCGTGGTCAAGTAGGCGTCGTAGTTGTAGCTGCTGCGTAAAGTTCCCATCGTGCCGTCCACGTCAGCGTAGTTGGGAGGGAGGTAAGTGCCAGGAATGGCCACCGCTCCGTCAAACAACAGTCGGGGCTTTCTCCTGCGACAGACCCTCACGCCCACCACAATAAGGATGAAGGTCACAAAAAAGGTGGAGACTGACGCCAGGGCGATGATCAGGTAGGACGTCAGTTTGGAGTTCTTCTCTTCGTAGGAGATGTCCTTCAGTTCGGGCACCTCCGCCAGGTTGTcggacagaagcaaaaacatggAGCAGGTGGCGGAGCGAGGGGGCTCGCCGTTATCTTTCACCGCCACCACCAGGTTCTGCTTCATAATGTCCATTTCCAGAATATCCCTCTGGGTCCTGATCTCGCCGCTGTGGAGCCCGATGGCGAAAAGTCCAGGTTCCGTGGCCTTGACGATGCGGTAGGAGAGCCAGGCGTTCTGCCCGGAGTCGGCGTCTACGGCGATGACTTTCGACACCACCGAGCCCCCCTGGGCCGCTTTGGGGACCAGCTCGGTCATGAAGGAGTTGCCCCCGGGAGCGGGGTAGAGGATCTGAGGAGCGTTGTCGTTGACGTCCGAGACCAGCACGCGGACGCTGACGTTGCTGCTGAGCGGAGGAGAACCGTTGTCTCTGGCCACCACGCCCACTTGAAACGTCTGCAAGTGTTCATAGTCGAACGACCTGACGGCATGAAGGACACCCGTGTCGCCGTTGACAGACACGTAGGAGGAGACCGAGGCGCCGTTGACCTCGCCAGGCAACAGAGAATAAACCACACTTCCGTTCTGTCTCCAGTCGGGGTCTCGGGCACTAACTGAGCACAAAGTAGAGCCCGCTTGGTTGTTCTCGCTCACGTGGGCACTGTAGGACTCTTCCTCAAAAACGGGGGCATTGTCATTGACGTCCGCAACGGACAAGTGAAGCGTTTTGGAGGAGGACAGTGGAGGAGAACCCTCGTCTGTGGCACTTATGGTAATGTTGTAATCAGAGACCAATTCACGGTCCAGTTGTCCAGTGGTCACCAGAGAATAATAGTTTGGAATTGAAGCCACTAACTTAAAGGGGACATTATGTTGGATGGAACAGTGGACCTGTCCGTTCTTCTCAGAGTCTCCGTCATGCACATTGATGATGCCCACTTCAGTGCCAAATGGCACATTTTCTGCCACTGAATGAGACACAGACTTTAAATTGATCTCGGGGCCATTGTCATTGACATCAGTGATTGAAACAATCACTTTAGCATAAGAGGACAAGCCCAGCCCATCTTTGGCTTTCACACGTAATTCATAGGAAGTGCTCACTTCATAGTCAACACTACCAGTGAGAGTGATGACACCTAATTTACGATCAATACTGAATATCTTCTTCACATCTTCAGTAATATGTCCAAAATCATAACTCACGTCCCCATTCACTCCCTCGTCGGCGTCGGTGGCGCTGACATTAATCACGACGGTGTTAGGAGGGGCGTTTTCAGGCAGAGTGGCTTTATAGACAGCTTGGGTGAAAACAGGGGTGTTATCATTTGCGTCCAGCACCGTGACGTGGACGACAGCGGTACCTGATCTTTGAGGAGATCCTCCATCAAGAGCTGTGAGAATTAAATTaatttcccgttttttttcacGGTCCAGTTCTTTGTCCAGAACTAGTTCTATGGCGCTATCACTGACGGACAGaacaaaatgatcatttttcttCAGGATGTATCGCTGCACTGCATTTTGCCCAATGTCTGCATCGTGAGCCTCATCTATCACAAAACGAGCTCCTTTATCAGCAGACTCCCGTATCTCCAAATCAATGAGGTCATCATTAAATACGGGTGCGTTGTCATTGATGTCTTGGATATGCAGATGAACTCGATGCAGCTCCAGAGGATTCTCCAGCACTATTTCTTGTTTGAGGACGCACGAAGCCTTGTCACCACAAAGCCCCTCTCGGTCAATCCTGTCGGCCACCAGCAGCTCACCGTTTCTCGCGTTGAGCTCACAGTAGCGTTTTCTGCTTCCGTCGGCGTCGATGCGCGCTTTCCTGCCGGACAGCGTGCTCGCGTCCAGTCCCAGATCCTTGGCTAAATTCCCGATCACCGAGCCGCGTTTCATCTCCTCCGGGAAGGAAAAGCTAGCGTCTCCGTGTGcgtttgcaaacaaaaggaggacgaggaggaggacatGAACCTCGCTCCATATTTTAGAATCCATCGTGGAATCCTTCTTTTTAAGGTGTAGAAGGATGCAATGTGGTTTGTAAAATCGCGAACACTCGAGCTTGACGCCTCACGCCACACGCCAGTCCCCTCCAAATGAAAAAGGGCGTTTAGGAATTGTTAAGCTGGCCTATTGCGCCACCGTGAGTAAAGTTGGAAGGTGACACCAgcaatatcattaaaaaaactaaacaaaattgTGTTGCTTACAATTTTTTGTACAATATCCTAAATGGTGATATTAATAAACGATCCCTGCACGTATAAAATGTGGATAATTACATGTATCGATTATTTGATTGTGAAAGATATCAttagatgtgtaaaataattgAGCAAGTTGCTGTGGGTTTTGTCATTTgacaaacacacattcacacatatacTACGAGTCACAAATAATTGATCTTTAAATGCAACCTTGTAAACATAAATTGCTCATATATGCATATGTTATTTTGTCTTGATGACAAATATTAAATGCCAGCCAGCCACAAACTATTTGTTCatcttgtaattaaaaaaagaagttggAAAGGCAATGAGAATGAATTCTGAGTACACTTATTGCTTTCAAATTACTGTCATCCAACCCAGAACATTAAAATTTGACTTGAGATGGATTCCAGTAATGCAACAACAACTGTTAATATTTTGTCCATAGTATTAATAGTCACAGATGTCTATATAATTAATCAGATTGAGATGATGACCTCAGCAAGCATGTATCATCATCATTAGCCTGTAAATTTGGTGCACTGAGATTTTGGGATGaattgaaacaaacaaacaaacaaacagaaaaccaTCAGGGAccatcaaatgaaaacaaaatctcTTTTGTAAGGGGTTTTCATCTATTACGGGAATTTCAAATGTCATGTTCTTTACCCGTAGAGTTTTTGTAATGAGTGAAATCACAAATTTACGATATACGCCAGCtttatctattcattttttttcagaccaAGTCATGAGACGTGCTGCAATTTCACCAGACAATTAAGGttcaaaaacacattcaaacgATTTCCATTTAAAAGGCCAGCACAACT belongs to Stigmatopora argus isolate UIUO_Sarg chromosome 9, RoL_Sarg_1.0, whole genome shotgun sequence and includes:
- the LOC144082740 gene encoding protocadherin gamma-A10-like codes for the protein MERGIRFQPAKQFLVFCLLFLPASAEVRYVLPEEMPIGSAIGNVARDLGLPARELGDRRARVIAADGGGRLCELDSATGDLLISRRVDREELCGQASVCTVHHQLLLQDPLRAFGLILDVTDINDNAPVFAAEEIRLDLAESTVLGSRFPLESARDPDLGTNSVREYKLSPNQHFSLETSTQINGKAYPELVLKKALDREEQAEHVLKIDGIDRGSPARTGTATVRVRVLDANDNAPVFSQRVYRASVPENSPAGTLIARLDATDSDDGSYGEVTYSFSHLTDETRGVFHIDPQMGEVRVAGVIDYERARTHEVDVQAKDGGGQASHCKLVVDVVDVNDNRPVIEIKSASAKVPEDAQTGTMVALVNVYDTDGGDVACSVSDDVPFQIVSEVKNYYMLVTAQPLDRELRSEYNVTITAADSGSPPLESVKVLTVAIDDINDNPPTFAQREYTADVPENLPAGTSVTRVAAQDADAASNAKLTYRISKETDWEVSSFLTIDEDTGDIFTSRVLDHEESVYFRIKVEARDGGEPPFTAACTVNVFVKDQNDNAPLVLHPAPGSASEDMVPLEAPGGYLVTKVVAVDADSGHNAWLSYRIVKETQPYLFSVGLHTGEIRTLRTFGESDQAKQTLVIAVTDDGAEARSATATVSIAVGAGLPVLQELFQLVEESRDDDNLRLYLSVALLAVSTLLILLIVGVFYFKLCRRSYVYRSTATSLPVFPSPYYPPSFGDFSRYGTLLKDDRLDPFMTTGSWRGDFRFGSNTDTDTLKKRSAAYQKNTLRRTSAERPAFKARAAPSHPCYVIT
- the LOC144082735 gene encoding protocadherin gamma-A12-like isoform X49 — translated: MDSKIWSEVHVLLLVLLLFANAHGDASFSFPEEMKRGSVIGNLAKDLGLDASTLSGRKARIDADGSRKRYCELNARNGELLVADRIDREGLCGDKASCVLKQEIVLENPLELHRVHLHIQDINDNAPVFNDDLIDLEIRESADKGARFVIDEAHDADIGQNAVQRYILKKNDHFVLSVSDSAIELVLDKELDREKKREINLILTALDGGSPQRSGTAVVHVTVLDANDNTPVFTQAVYKATLPENAPPNTVVINVSATDADEGVNGDVSYDFGHITEDVKKIFSIDRKLGVITLTGSVDYEVSTSYELRVKAKDGLGLSSYAKVIVSITDVNDNGPEINLKSVSHSVAENVPFGTEVGIINVHDGDSEKNGQVHCSIQHNVPFKLVASIPNYYSLVTTGQLDRELVSDYNITISATDEGSPPLSSSKTLHLSVADVNDNAPVFEEESYSAHVSENNQAGSTLCSVSARDPDWRQNGSVVYSLLPGEVNGASVSSYVSVNGDTGVLHAVRSFDYEHLQTFQVGVVARDNGSPPLSSNVSVRVLVSDVNDNAPQILYPAPGGNSFMTELVPKAAQGGSVVSKVIAVDADSGQNAWLSYRIVKATEPGLFAIGLHSGEIRTQRDILEMDIMKQNLVVAVKDNGEPPRSATCSMFLLLSDNLAEVPELKDISYEEKNSKLTSYLIIALASVSTFFVTFILIVVGVRVCRRRKPRLLFDGAVAIPGTYLPPNYADVDGTMGTLRSSYNYDAYLTTGSRTSDFKFVSSYNDNTLPAEQTLKKSPSDFDEMFGHGESSPEQKPPQNDWRFNQGPRPGPSGAAGGPEVAMGTGPWPQPPTEAEQLQALMAAANVSDASGTLGPGTMGLTTRYSPQFTLQHVPDYRQNVYIPGSTATLTSNPQQQQQQQQQQQQQQAMAQQASQQALPPPQGGQPEAPKAAQTPASKKKSTKKEKK
- the LOC144082735 gene encoding protocadherin gamma-A12-like isoform X34, which produces MDSKIWSEVHVLLLVLLLFANAHGDASFSFPEEMKRGSVIGNLAKDLGLDASTLSGRKARIDADGSRKRYCELNARNGELLVADRIDREGLCGDKASCVLKQEIVLENPLELHRVHLHIQDINDNAPVFNDDLIDLEIRESADKGARFVIDEAHDADIGQNAVQRYILKKNDHFVLSVSDSAIELVLDKELDREKKREINLILTALDGGSPQRSGTAVVHVTVLDANDNTPVFTQAVYKATLPENAPPNTVVINVSATDADEGVNGDVSYDFGHITEDVKKIFSIDRKLGVITLTGSVDYEVSTSYELRVKAKDGLGLSSYAKVIVSITDVNDNGPEINLKSVSHSVAENVPFGTEVGIINVHDGDSEKNGQVHCSIQHNVPFKLVASIPNYYSLVTTGQLDRELVSDYNITISATDEGSPPLSSSKTLHLSVADVNDNAPVFEEESYSAHVSENNQAGSTLCSVSARDPDWRQNGSVVYSLLPGEVNGASVSSYVSVNGDTGVLHAVRSFDYEHLQTFQVGVVARDNGSPPLSSNVSVRVLVSDVNDNAPQILYPAPGGNSFMTELVPKAAQGGSVVSKVIAVDADSGQNAWLSYRIVKATEPGLFAIGLHSGEIRTQRDILEMDIMKQNLVVAVKDNGEPPRSATCSMFLLLSDNLAEVPELKDISYEEKNSKLTSYLIIALASVSTFFVTFILIVVGVRVCRRRKPRLLFDGAVAIPGTYLPPNYADVDGTMGTLRSSYNYDAYLTTGSRTSDFKFVSSYNDNTLPAEQTLKKSPSDFDEMFGHGESSPEQKPPQNDWRFNQGPRPGPSGPHMPYGTHIRWTPKSGTRAAGGPEVAMGTGPWPQPPTEAEQLQALMAAANVSDASGTLGPGTMGLTTRYSPQFTLQHVPDYRQNVYIPGSTATLTSNPQQQQQQQQQQQQQQAMAQQASQQALPPPQGGQPEAPKAAQTPASKKKSTKKEKK